In Toxotes jaculatrix isolate fToxJac2 chromosome 12, fToxJac2.pri, whole genome shotgun sequence, the following are encoded in one genomic region:
- the LOC121190435 gene encoding glutamate receptor ionotropic, kainate 1-like, producing the protein MDERKRLFFYLLFAAQLCLSSAQVLRIGGIFETRESELVSMDELAFKFAVNNINRNKTLMPNTTLTYDIQRINLFDGFEASRRVCDQLALGVVAVFGPSHSSSVSAVQSICNALEVPHIQTRWKHPSVDNKDTFFINLYPEYTAIARAILDVVTFFKWRKLTVVYEDSTGLMRMQELIKAPAKFNLKIKIRQLTPGNQDARPLLKELKKDKEFFIIFDCSYRMAAELLKQLSSMGMMTEYYHFFFTTLDLFALDLEPYRYSGVNMTGFRLLNIDDPWVASTMDKWNMERLQGPKQESGLMDGVMTTDAALMYDAVFMVAVASQRATQMTVSSLQCHRHKPWRFGPRFMNLFKEAQWDGLTGHIVLNKTDGLRRDFDLDIISLKEDGTARGIVEGGSRLTKRWIKIAVWNSYRGMNLTEKSSRDKNNNVTDSLANRTLIVTTILENPYVMYKKSDKELVGNDRFEGYCLDLLKELSNILGFTYEVRLVADGKYGAQNDKGEWNGMVRELIDHVADLAVAPLTITYVREKVIDFSKPFMTLGISILYRKPNGTNPGVFSFLNPLSPDIWMYVLLACTGVSCVLFVIARFTPYEWYNPHPCNPSSTLIQNNFTLLNSFWFGIGALMRQGSELMPKALSTRIVGGIWWFFTLIIISSYTANLAAFLTVERMDAPIDSADDLAKQTRIEYGAVRDGSTMTFFKKSKISTYEKMWAFMSSRKNTALVKNNKDGITRVLTTDYAMLMESTSIEYISQRNCNLTQIGGLIDSKGYGVGTPIGSPYRDKVTIAILQLQEEGKLHMMKEKWWRGNGCPEEDNKEANALGVENIGGIFIVLAAGLVLSVFVAIGEFIYKARRNTDIEERMSFSDVMEELGISLQCYKGIRRRSRPHSGAGSACIFCQPKHTTKREGVRRDSST; encoded by the exons atggatgaaagaaagagactTTTCTTCTACCTTCTCTTCGCGGCGCAGCTCTGTCTGAGCTCGGCACAGGTCCTTAGAATAG GTGGTATTTTCGAGACCCGGGAAAGTGAGCTAGTGAGTATGGACGAGCTGGCATTCAAGTTTGCTGTAAACAACATAAACCGCAACAAGACCCTGATGCCAAACACTACTCTTACTTATGACATTCAGCGGATCAACCTCTTTGATGGCTTTGAGGCTTCCAGGAGAG TGTGTGACCAGCTAGCTCTTGGGGTGGTTGCTGTGTTCGGCCCTTCTCACAGCTCCTCGGTCAGTGCTGTTCAGTCCATCTGCAACGCCCTGGAAGTCCCTCACATCCAGACCCGCTGGAAACACCCGTCAGTGGACAACAAGGACACCTTCTTCATCAACCTGTATCCCGAGTACACCGCCATCGCCAGGGCCATCCTGGACGTAGTCACTTTCTTCAAATGGAGGAAGCTAACAGTGGTCTATGAAGACAGCACAG GTTTGATGCGGATGCAGGAGTTGATCAAGGCTCCTGCAAAGTTCAACTTGAAGATCAAGATCCGCCAGCTCACACCGGGGAACCAAGATGCCCGACCGCTCCTTAAGGAACTGAAGAAAGACAAGGAGTTTTTTATTATCTTTGACTGTTCCTATCGCATGGCTGCCGAGCTCCTTAAGCAG cTTTCATCAATGGGAATGATGACAGAGTACTACCATTTTTTCTTCACAACTTTG GATTTGTTTGCTTTGGACTTGGAGCCATACCGCTACAGTGGGGTCAACATGACAGGTTTCAGACTGCTGAACATAGATGACCCGTGGGTAGCCTCTACAATGGACAAGTGGAACATGGAAAGGCTGCAGGGTCCAAAACAAGAGAGTGGCCTGATGGATGGAGTCATGACT ACAGACGCAGCCTTGATGTATGACGCAGTGTTCATGGTCGCTGTTGCGTCCCAGCGAGCCACTCAGATGACCGTCAGCTCCCTGCAGTGTCACCGACACAAGCCCTGGCGCTTCGGACCACGCTTCATGAATCTCTTCAAAGAG GCACAGTGGGATGGACTGACAGGGCACATTGTTCTTAATAAGACAGATGGCCTGAGGAGAGACTTTGATTTGGACATCATCAGCCTCAAAGAGGACGGCACTGCCAGG GGTATTGTGGAGGGCGGAAGTCGCCTCACGAAAAGGTGGATCAAG ATTGCTGTGTGGAACTCGTACAGGGGGATGAACCTGACGGAGAAGTCCAGCCGAGACAAGAATAACAATGTGACAGACTCTCTGGCTAACAGGACTCTTATTGTCACCACAATACtg GAAAATCCATATGTGATGTATAAAAAGTCGGACAAAGAGCTGGTTGGGAATGATCGCTTCGAGGGCTACTGTCTGGACCTGTTGAAAGAGCTCTCCAACATCTTGGGTTTCACATATGAAGTCAGACTGGTAGCTGATGGGAAATACGGAGCGCAGAACGACAAGGGAGAGTGGAACGGGATGGTTCGGGAGCTGATCGACCAT GTTGCAGACCTCGCTGTGGCTCCCTTGACCATCACTTATGTTAGAGAGAAAGTCATCGACTTCTCCAAGCCCTTCATGACCTTAGGTATCAGCATCCTGTACCGCAAACCCAACGGCACCAACCCGGGCGTGTTCTCCTTTCTTAATCCCCTGTCTCCGGACATCTGGATGTATGTGCTGCTGGCCTGCACGGGAGTTAGCTGTGTGCTTTTTGTGATTGCCAG GTTTACTCCATACGAGTGGTACAACCCACATCCATGCAACCCGTCCTCGACTCTAATACAGAACAATTTCACTTTACTCAACAGTTTCTGGTTTGGCATCGGAGCTCTCATGCGGCAAG GCTCGGAGCTGATGCCTAAGGCTCTGTCCACTCGTATAGTTGGAGGAATCTGGTGGTTCTTTACTTTAATCATCATCTCCTCCTATACGGCCAACTTGGCTGCCTTTCTCACGGTGGAACGAATGGACGCACCCATTGACTCAGCAGACGACCTGGCAAAGCAGACCAGGATTGAATATGGGGCAGTGAGGGATGGATCTACCATGACCTTCTTCAAG AAATCCAAGATCTCCACCTATGAGAAGATGTGGGCGTTCatgagcagcaggaaaaacactgcgttggttaaaaacaacaaggaCGGCATCACGCGGGTCCTGACGACAGACTACGCCATGCTGATGGAGTCCACCAGCATCGAGTACATAAGCCAGAGAAACTGCAACCTCACACAGATCGGAGGTCTCATAGACTCCAAGGGCTATGGGGTGGGAACACCTATCG GTTCCCCATACAGGGATAAAGTAACCATCGCCATCCTTCAGCTCCAGGAGGAAGGGAAGCTGCACATGATGAAGGAGAAGTGGTGGAGAGGCAATGGCTGTCCAGAGGAGGACAACAAGGAGGCCAATGCTCTGGGCGTGGAAAACATCGGCGGTATCTTCATCGTGCTGGCTGCCGGTCtggttctgtctgtgtttgtggctaTCGGGGAATTCATCTACAAGGCCCGCAGGAACACAGACATAGAGGAG CGCATGTCTTTTAGCGACGTGATGGAGGAGTTGGGCATCTCCCTGCAGTGTTACAAAGGCATCCGGAGGAGGTCCCGACCCCACAGCGGAGCAGGGTCAGCTTGCATCTTCTGCCAACCCAAACATACCACAAAGAGGGAGGGAGTCAGACGGGACTCCAGCACTTGA